Part of the Equus asinus isolate D_3611 breed Donkey chromosome 11, EquAss-T2T_v2, whole genome shotgun sequence genome is shown below.
TGTTTGTGTGgtagtgtttcttttttaaaaatctcaaagccAAGAAGAACAAGCTGAAATAGGATTGTCAAAAATGGAGCGTAaaataaacagaagagaaaaagaaaaggagtatGAAGGGAAACACAACAGCCTGGAAGATGCTGACCAAGGAAAGAACTGCAAATCCACACTGATGACTCTCAACGTTGGTGGATATTTATACATTACTCAAAAGCAAACACTGACCAAGTACCCAGACACTTTCCTTGAAGGTATAGTGAATGGAAAAATTCTCTGCCCGTTTGATGCCGATGGTCATTATTTCATAGACAGGGATGGGCTCCTCTTCAGACATGTCCTAAACTTCCTACGAAATGGAGAACTTCTACTGCCCGAAGGGTTTCGAGAAAATCAACTTCTTGCACAAGAAGCAGAATTCTTTCAGCTCAAGGGACTGGCGGAGGAGGTGAAATCCAGGTGGGAAAAAGAACAGCTAACACCCAGAGAGACTACTTTCTTGGAAATAACAGATAACCATGATCGCTCACAAGGACTGAGAATCTTCTGTAATGCTCCTGATttcatatcaaaaataaaatctcgCATTGTTCTGGTGTCCAAAAGCAGGCTGGATGGATTTCCTGAGGAGTTTTCAATATCATCAAATATCATTCAATTTAAATACTTCATAAAGTCTGAAAATGGCACTCGACTTGTACTAAAGGAAGACAACACCTTTGTCTGTACCTTGGAAACTCTTAAGTTTGAGGCTATAATGATGGCCTTAAAGTGTGGTTTTAGACTGTTGACCAGCCTGGATTGTTCCAAAGGGTCAATTGTTCACAGCGATGCACTTCATTTTATCAAGTAACTACCTGTGTCACGAACAAAGGCAACAAGCACGCAGCCAGCAAGCTTCGGAAAACCACAGCATCAAAGGCATCCCAAACAACGTGCCCAGCTAGCTCTGTACTCAGAGCCCTGCTGCTAATCAATTACTGTGAGCTAACGGTATGTAAATTCTATCGCTAAAGATGTCCTTCTCTAGGGTGTTCCTGCTGATCAGACTCTTAAAATGAAActcaaaatgaaaacagcaatcttctatatattgtaaataaagactgaatgcttttgctacttgtttatttttccttaagctGTCTTTCAATCAGAATGTCTTGGGTACTTGCACAATGAACAAGCATGTGCATTATCTATCGTTCAATTAAATAAATGGTAATGAAATATTTGAAGGGGCTAGaagatttaaaattctttctactTATGGCAAAATCTACAAAGAAACTGAACTCAGTGGTAAAATTAACCACTGAGAGTAAAATAAATGTGCAGATCTACTAAAACAGAGCTATAGTAAAACCAAATGAGACTGTAAGAAGATATTGAAgctattgatttaatttttttttatttaatttttaatggtaGGCACCAAAAGCATATTCATAGTTCCTGTATTTCATACTAGAATTATAGCTGGATTGATATATTGCTGAAAATTCCTAGAAAACTGCTTgatgacaataaaaaaataaaagcactacTAGCTTCTTTGCTTGtattaataattacaataaaaagtTACATGTGTCACTTTTGAAACAAACAGTATTGCTTGATGATTTCGTACACTATGCATTGATGTTTTAAGTGGCAGGCTACAGTAACCCTGGCTGATCTTGCAAGTGACAAAAATCAgcaaattcatttctttgcaggctgaggTGCAGCACAGATGGATAACTTACTTTCAACAGAGTATGTGGTATCAGAATAATAGAGTTCATTTTCAGAATCACCTTAAACATCTATTCATTTTTCaagctcaaaaatattaaatgagcaTCCCTAAACATTATTCTTACAAAAGAACTTTATTGATTCTTTTCAGTACCTCTTTTGATGCTAAACCTCAGACTCAATGAGTTATGTTAATCTCTTCAAGCTAAAcaagaagttattttttaaaattaaattttatatattgtctCAATGACACATTCAAGAAACATAGCCTTAAATgtgaatgcatttttttcctcctaaaaacCAA
Proteins encoded:
- the KCTD4 gene encoding BTB/POZ domain-containing protein KCTD4, with the protein product MERKINRREKEKEYEGKHNSLEDADQGKNCKSTLMTLNVGGYLYITQKQTLTKYPDTFLEGIVNGKILCPFDADGHYFIDRDGLLFRHVLNFLRNGELLLPEGFRENQLLAQEAEFFQLKGLAEEVKSRWEKEQLTPRETTFLEITDNHDRSQGLRIFCNAPDFISKIKSRIVLVSKSRLDGFPEEFSISSNIIQFKYFIKSENGTRLVLKEDNTFVCTLETLKFEAIMMALKCGFRLLTSLDCSKGSIVHSDALHFIK